The nucleotide sequence GTGCTGGTGGAACATGCGGTCCGGCGGGGCGTAGACGACGCCGTGCTGCCAGTCGACGCGGTGGAAGTCCTCGTCTCCCTCGTACCACAGCAGCGAGTAGCCCTGTCCGGTGACGGCGTAGACGTGGAAGTCGGCGCCGTGCCGGTGCCCCTTCTTGTACGTCCCGACCGGCATCTCGGAGATGTGGGCGTGCATCGTCCCGTCGGCCAGCACGAACATCATGTTGCTGCCGCCCGCGCCGCGGGCACTCCACTGCTGGAGCTCGAACGAGCCGAGGTCGGGGACGAAGTTCGTCTCCCACATGTGCCGGCCGGGGCGCATCGGGATGAAGTCCCCGTCGCCGGAGAAGTGCTTGTCGGTGCCGACACGCTCGCCGAAGACCCACGGGTTGTCGAAGACGAACGCCTCGTTGTGGAACAGGTTCAGCATGATCGGCGCACTGGTCGTCGAGGACAGCCGCGCCGGCTCCGCCCCGCTGGCGTTGAAGTGGCGGTAGCGGGAGTTCAGCGGCAGGGCGAACAGGCTCTTGGGGCCCCACTCGAAGCTGTGCTGCTTGCCGTCCGGGCTCTCGATGGTCGTGCTACCCGAGCCGGACAGGATGTAGACGACCTCCTCGTACAGGTGCTTCTGCGGCTCGGTGCTGCCACCGGGCTCGAGCTCGACGACGACCACGTTGATGAAGTCGCCACGCCCCTTGAGGTTGACGAACGCGGCGTTCGCGCCGAGCCGCGCCCACGGTGCGGTCTCCACCTCGAGCAGATTGACGCCGAAGTCTTCGACGACCGGGATGCCCTCTCCCTTGACCCACTCCAGGTAGCTGTCCACCAGGAACTTGGGTTCCGCGGTCACGGAGTGTCCTCTCTTTTCACCGCTGTCGCGGTGGTCGGGAGCCGCGCCCCGGCGGGGTGCGGGTCAACCAAATCAGGCCTGCGCGCTGCCGGGCGCGTGAAGCAACCGCCAGATCTCGCGGCCGAGCTCGGCCAGGCGGTCGCTCTGCTGGAACTCCGCGGTGCGTGGGTGCGGTTCGTCGATCTCGTACGTCTTGACGAAGCGGCCCGGATTGGCGGCCATGACGAGCACCCGGTCGGCCTGGAAGATGGCCTCGCGGATGTCGTGCGTGATGAAGACCGTCGTGGTGTGCGTCTCGGCCACCACCCGCTGCAGGTCGCGCTGGAGCTTCTCCCGCGTCTGCGCGTCGAGCGCGCTGAACGGCTCGTCCATGAGCAGCACCGGCGGCTGGATGGCCAGCGCGCGGGCCAGGTTGACCCTCTGCTGCATGCCGCCGGAGATCTGCGACGGGTAGTAGTCGGCGAAAGCGGTGAGGTTCGTGAGCCGAAGCAGATCCGCCACCCGCTCCCTGCGCTGTTCCTTGGTCGGCGGTCGGTTCGGCGTCCCCTTGAGCACGTTGAGGTCGAGGCCGAACGCGACGTTGCGCTGGACGGTCCGCCACGGGAACAACGAGGCCTTCTGGAAGACGAAGCCGGTCGCGACGGTGCCCGGCGGCTGCGAGTCGACCAGGACCTCGCCGCTGTCGTGCTCCTCGAGCCCCTGCAGGATGCGCAGCAGCGTCGTCTTGCCGCACCCGGACGGCCCGACGATGGCAACGAACTCCCCCGGTCGGACGTCCATGGAGACGTCGTCGAGCACCGTGAGCAGTTCGCCCTTCGGCGAGGTGAAGCGCTTGGAGACGTTCCGGACGGTGACTCCCCCCGAGGTCGTCTGTCCGCTGGCCGGCGTCATGGTCATCGTCATACCTGTGCCTTCACCTCGATCTGCCACGGCGTGAGCTTCTTCTGCAGGACGCGCAGCACCCAGGTGAGACCGACTCCCAGGGCCGCCAGGATCAGGACCCCCACGAAGACGTCGGCTGTCGCGAACAGCTGGGCGGACGTCAGGATCAGGTAGCCCAGCCCGGCCTGCGCGCCGAACAGGTCGGCCACCACGATGCCGACCAGCGCTCGGGCCATGGCAAGCCGGAGCCCGGTGAAGATGTACGGCATCGCACCGGGCAGATCGACCAGCGCGAAGACCTCGCGCTTGTTGGCGCGGAACGCGATGCCGACCTCCCGCAGGTCGCGCTCCACCGCGTGCACACCGTCGATGGTGTTGATGATCACGGGGAAGAAAGCCACCAGGGCGATGATCGCGATGTGCGACACGTCGCCGAAGCCGAGCCAGATGATGAACAGCGGCGCCAGCGCGACGTTGGGCGTGGCGTAGAGGGCGGTCAGCCACGGGTCGCCGTAGTCGTGCGCCCGCCGGCTGGCCCCCATCCACAGCCCGAGCGGGATGGCCAGCGCCGAGGCGAGTCCATAGCCGAGCAGGAACTGCTTCATACTGACCCTGAAGTGGGTCCACAGTTCCCCGGTCTCCGCGAGCGCCCAGAACGCCGGCGGGATGGCGCTCGGCGCAACGATGATGACCGTGCTCGGTTCGAAGATCCGCACGGCGGCTTCCCAGGCGGCCAGAACGACCGCCACCGAGACGAAGCCGCGGACGAGTGAGCGCCGTTTCGCGCCGGTGAACCTGCTCTTGCGGACCATCGGTGCGGGAGTCGGACCCTGGTCAGGCATGGTGGGCGTCGGCACGACCCCGGTGTCGGAACGGCGCTCCGTCGGGGGCGGGGCGCCGACCTGCTCGGCGTCGCCCGTCATCGGGCTGCTGCTGGGGCTTGCCATCGATATCGCGTTCCTTCCGCGGGCCGTGGCCGGACGACGGCCGGCAGACGCCGTGACCGCTCTCACAGTTGTACTCTGATCCGCGACATTCGGCAACTGGAAATTTGGGATCGCTACTATCTCCGGCGTCGCCAATGACCTCTTCTCCGGCACGGACTACCGCGGCTCGAGCCTCCGGAGGTAGTCCAGCGCGTCCTCCAGCTGCACGACATCGCCGTACTTCGCGTCGATGTCGAACAGGCTGGCCAGATGCGGCAGCTCGGCCCGGTCGCCCACCGCCTCCTGCACCACGATGGTGTGGAAGCCGAGGGAACAGGCATCCACGGCCGAGGCCCGAACGCAGCCGCTGGTCGTGCAGCCCACCAGGATCAGCGTGTCGACACCGCGACTGACCAGCCGCGCGACCAGGTCGGTGCCGAAGAACGCCGAGGCGTACTTCTTCACCACCAGCGACTCGCCAGGCTGCCGCCCCAGCCGCTCGTCGAGCTCCACCCACTCCGAACCCTCCACCAGGTAGCCGGTCGAAGGGATCTTGCGGATCCACAGGCCGGCCTCCTGCAGCTCCTTGTCGTAGGAGACCGTCGTGAACAGGACAGGGACGTCCTTTCCGCGTGCTGCGGCGAGCAGCTCCGTGGTCGACTCGAGCTGGGACGTCAGGTCGCTGGCCAGCGGACACCGCTCGTCGGTGAACCCGCGGATGAAGTCGATGACCAGCACGGCCGGATGACGGCCGAAACCGACGCGCGAGGCGAAACCCTTGTTCAGGTAGAAGTCGAAGGTCTCGGCGTACTGCTCGGGGATCTTCACGCCGTCCCACCGAAGATGCTCGTCGAGGGCTTGTCGACCTCGTAGTGCTCGGCGTGCGAGCCGACACAGAAGGCAGCGCGGGCACCACCTGGCCACTGCAGCGGCGGGCTGGCCGGCAGTGGCGAGTACTCGTACAGCTCGTTGTCCATGAGCGAACCTCCGGCTCGGCCTGATCGGGTCTCGCAGTCCCACGCCGGGGATGAGCAAAACCCCTGACGACGCCCGGCCGAAGGTATCCCCGCGGGTTCTGACAGTCCACCAGAGGGGATGTCCCGTCCGATAACTTATTCGTCGGCAGATCGAGGACACCCTTCGCCCAGGCCCAGGCCCAGGCCCAGGCTCAGGTCAGCGCGGTGGACCGCTCTAGGTCCTATGGCCTCCGCACGTCGAGCAGTACTCCGGACAGGAAGGCGTCGAGCTGGTTGTGTCCCTCCAAGGGCAGCACGTGCGCCACGTACTGGTCGGGACGAACTACGACCATGCATCCTCGGTCCCGGTCGATGCCACGTACCTCGAAGATGTCCCCGGCGGTCGGACAGGGGCAGAAGACCTTCTCGTAGTCGACGAGACCGAACCGCCCCTTTCGCGGCAGTAGGACAGCCGGCGTCGTCTCCAGGGTCAGATCGCGATGTCCCTGCTGGAAGACGGCGCGGACGTCGATCACGGAGTCCGGGTCTGCCCCCGCCGGGGTGAACGCTGCGATCGGTGAGGCCTCCGATGCCAGGAACTCGCACAGCCGGCGGATTCCTGAGTCGCGATGCGCGAGGGCTCCACGGTCGGCGAAGAGGTAAAGCCGCCAGGCGCCGTCGGCGCGGGCAGCGTGACCAAGTTGCATCGGTTTCGCGTCGCACAGCCGAACGACTGGCGCGGAGTGAAAGCGCATCCCGACGGGGAAGCCCTTGGCGAGGTTCTGGTGGGTCGCCTCCCCCGTGATCATCGACGGCGGATAGCGGGTGGCGACTCCGGCGGTGAAGCGGCCCTGCCGGACGAAGTACCGCTGAAACTCCTCCGTGTCGCCCCCGGCTCCGAGAACCTGTTCGGATTCCTTGGGTGGAGAACTGAACATCCGGGCGAACTCACGGTCGAAGTCTATGAGCTCCTGCGCCACCGCATGGCGTTCGTCCGAGTAGGTCCGCAGCAGCTCCGGCCGGGCGGTCCCGCGCAGCACGCTGGCCAACTTCCAGCCGAGGTTCCAGCCGTCGGCCATGGACACGTTCATGCCCTGACCAGCCTTGGCGCTGTGGGTGTGGCATGCGTCGCCGGCGATGAACACCCGGGGAAGGCGGCTGGCTGCCTCGTCCGCGGGCGTGTCGTCGAACCCGTCGCACAGGCGCTGCCCGATCTCGTACATCGACCACCATCCGACGTCCTTCACCTCCAGCGTGTACGGATGCAGGATTCGGTTGGCAACCACGGCGAGTTTCTCCGGGGTCACCTCGCGGTTCTCCAGCATCTCGCGGTCGTGCAAGGGGTCGAGCTCGATGTAGAGCCGCACCAGGTAGCCACCTTCGCGCGGGATGATCAGCAGGTTGCCCTGGTTCGCGGAGTGAATGGCGCACTTGAGCCGGATGTCGGGAAAATCGGTGACCGCCAAGACGTCCATGACGCCCCACGTCTGGTTCGTCGCGTCGCCGAGGAGTTCTCGGCCGATCGCGGACCGGATCGCACTGCGGGAACCGTCGCAGCCGACGACGTACTTCGCGCGGATCTCAGAGGTCTCCCCTGCATCCTGCAGCTCCTTCAGGTGCTGGAAGGTGACCGTGACCGGATAGCCCGACGAGTCATCGTTCTCGACGTATACGTCCGTGGCGTGGAGCCCGTAGTGCGGCCGGAGCCGGCTGGATGAGCGCTCCATGAAGTCCCGCAGGTAGGCCAGCATCCGAGCCTGGTTCACAATGACGTGCGGGAACTCGGACAGGCCCTCCTCGACATCCTGGACGCGTCCGGTGCGCGTGATCCTCGTACGATCGCCCGGGTCGGGCCGCCAGAAGCTGACCTCGTTGACCCAATAGGCCTCGTCGACCAGTCGGCTGGCCAGTCCGAACGCCTCGAACATCTCCACGGTACGGACGGCGACCCCGTCGGCCTGGCCCACCTGGAGCGGTCCGTCGCGCCGGTCGACGATGACGGTGCGGATGTCGGCGAAGGCAGCCAGCTGCGCGGCCAGGACCAGGCCGGCCGGACCGCAACCGACTATCACGACGTCAGCCTTCTCCGGCAGACCGTCCAGCTGCTCGGCGACGTGGGGGTGCGGTGGCTCGATCAGCGGGTCACCGGCCCTGTAGCCGTCCAGGTAGAACTGCAACCTAGTCAACTCCCTTACGAGTGCGGCTCTCGGTTGATCGTCGCGTCGTGGGCTGGGCCGGGCACCCTCGACCGGACTGGGCGGCGGACGCTACCGGCCGGTGCCGCTGCGCAGGCTCCAGGCGTGCCAGGCTCGGGTGCTGACCAGAGGGTCGAGCAGCATCCTGGCCGCCCGCTCCACCTCCTCCTCCGACAGGTACCTGACCTCGCCCATGGTCATGGCCTGCATCTGCAACCTCGCGTTGTGCTCCATGTAGACGCAGGCCATGACGACTTCACGCAGGGAGCCGCCCGCGACCACGCCGCCGTGCCCCCGCATCAGAGCGACGCGGCCGGAGGACAGCGTCTGCGCCAACGACTGCCCCTGCTCCTGGGTGCGCACCAGCATGTCGGTGTCACCGAAGGCGTCACCGATGTCCCACACGGGAGGGTCGACGCCCAGCAAGGCGGCCATGTGGAAGACGGCACGGAGCGGGACACCGGTCACCCCGAACGGGATGATCGACGGCGAGTGATTGTGGCAGATCGCCAGCACGTCGGGACGGGCGGCGTAGATCGCCCCGTGGATGGCGCGCTCGGCGTACGCCGAGCGCGCCCCCCCCCCCCCGGGTCGCCGGCCAGCTGGTCGCCGGTCAGTGTGAAGCGCTGCAGATCGCTCTCGGAGACGTACGCAGGACCCAAGGAACGGGAGATGACGTAGGAGCCGGGGTCCTCCGGGTGGCGCGCGCTGACGTGCCCGAAAGCGTCGAGCACTCCCTGAGAGGCGAGGATGTGGTTCGCTGCAACCACATCGCGCAACAGTTCTGCATCCGCCACAAGCCCGGGGTCCATATCGAGCGAGTCCCTCTGGTCGTCACGTGTCGTTGCAGGCGCTTCGAACCCTGCATTGTCGAGCTGTTGGAGACTTTCTCGACAGCCGCCCGCAGCCTCCCACAGCGCGATGGTCTTGCCGGTGGACTGTCCCCGTTCGGGTGCATCTGGCAGTGCGCGCCGACTACGTCGCCGGATGCGACGGCGGAGCCAGCACCGTGCGCAAGCAGCTCGGGATCGGTCTGCACGGGCGCGGGTCGATCGGCACGCTGCGCCAGGTCTTCTTCCGCAGTGATGACCTCGTCGACAAGGTCTCCCGGGTAGTCATGGCCAGGCACTTCTTCGTCGCCGACCGGCCGTCCGCCGACCTGAGCGAGATGGGTGGCTGGCGTTCTCTGCGTGCCGGCCTGAGGTGGGTGACCATGCGGGCGGACGGCCCGGTCAGCGTGTCGCGCGCGTCGTGAACCTGGCGACCGCGACCATGGCCGCGGCGGCGGCGTAGACCACCGCGACGACGACCCAGGCCGAGGCGTAGCTGGCAGCTTCGACCAACAGGCCGAACGAGACAGGCCCCAGCGCGAACCCGCCGTACTGACCGACGGCAAGCAGCCCCGAGGCGGTCCCGATGGAGCCCGGCGGGACCACCCGGACGGCAGCCGTCATCACCACCACGGTGCCGGCGACGGCCGTCGCACCGGTGAGGACGGTCGCGCTCCACACCAGCCAAGCCGCCTGCCACTGTGCAGCGGCCAGCAGCAGGCAGGTCGCTGTCGCGCCGCCGAGCGCCATCCACACGAGCACCTGGCGCGGGTCGGAGCTGCGCTCCGTCACGCGGCCCCACGCGACCCTCGCGAGCAGTCCGACTCCCCCGAGGAGAGCGACAATGAGACCCGCGGCGGCGACGCTGAAGGACACCTCCTGGAAGGCGAACAGTGGCAGATGCACGATGGTCGCCTGCAGGGCCGCGCCGGAGACGAAGCCGTAGGCGAGCAGCAGCCAGACCTGGTGCGGCAGGGGCTGCTCGGTCCTGTCTCCCCCATCGGCTGGCGGGGGCGGTCGTCCGGCCGGGACGTAGCGGTGTGTCAGCACCATTCCCAGTGCCACGATGGTCAGGGTCGTGGCCAACGCACCCCGCCAGCCCGTGAGGACGGCGACGGACGGGAGCGTCAGCCCGATGAACAGCTGAGCGATCTGCACACCCGACTGCTTGACGCCCATCACCGCGCCGCGCTGCCCAGCGCCGACCTGCACCGAGACAAGCCGATTGGTCACCGGGTTGGTGGCCGACATCGCGATGCCGGCGAGCAGAACGCCGGCCACGAGCCAGCGGTACGAGGTGGCAGCCGACAGGACGACGAGCGACAGGACACCCGTGCCGAGCAGGCTGAAGATGATGGTCCTGGCGCTGTAGCGGTCGACCCAGCGGCCGAGCAGCCATGCACTCGGGGCGGCGACGATGAACGAGATCGTCGCCAGAGCACCGAACTGAGACGGCCCGAGCCGCAGGTCGGCCGTGACGAGCGGGCCGAGCGCGATCAGCGCGAACAGCCCGAGCGGCCCGACCGCCATGGTCACGGTCAGCGTCGCGGTGAGGCCCAGCGGCCGACGCGACGGCGCTGCCCCAGGCCCGGCCGTCAGGTCGCGAGCCCGCGGACCAGGTAGTCCCACGCCTGCTGGATCAACGCCGGGGGGTAGCAGTGCTGTCGCTTGGCCAGCGACTCCTGCTCGGATGACCAGTGCTGCACGCCGCCGGCGGACATCGCCTGCAGCTGCGTGCGGCAGGCCCGGTCGAGCAGGACGGTGGCGACCACCGCGGTCGGCAGGTCCGCTGCCGCCACCACCAAGCCGTGGTTGATCATCAGTGCGGCGTTGCGGTCGCCGAGCGTGCCGGCGAGCTCCCGGCCGAGCTCCCGGGTCAGGATCAGGTCTCCGGTGACCGTGAAGCGCGCGATCGACGGGGGGACGAAGAAGTTGCCCTCGTGCGAGACGGGCAGCAGCTCCGCGCCGGTGGCGCCGAGGGCGACGGCGCTGGCCGAGTGCGTGTGCACGACGCAGTTGACGTCCGGGCGGGCCGCCAAGATCTCTGTGTGGATCGGGTACTCGGCGTGCCGCCGGCCCTCGCCGGCGAGCACGCCGCCGTCGGCGTCGACCAAGACGATGCGCTCCGGCGTCATCTCCTCGAAGCCGTATCCGGCCGACTTCATCCACACGCCGCGACCGTCCGGGTCACGCAGCGACAGGTGCCCCCAGACGAGGTCGGACTGGTCCTGCGAGCCAAGGACCCACGCGCCCAGAGCGGTGGCTGCCGGCGGGTCGGCGGGAAGCCCCCCTCCGACCGTGCCTGCCGTGGCCGAGTCGATCGTCACGGTGGTCATATGCACCCTCTCCTCCGGTCCCTGTCCACGATCCTGCACGGGACGTGCCGGCTGGGCCCGGCGCGATCCGCCGGGCCCAGCCGCACCGCGCTGCTACTTCGGCGGCGAGTCTTCGAGCGTCTGCTGCGCCCGCTCGAGGTAGGACTCGTCGATGTACTTCGTCGGGTCGATCTTCGACTTCAGGGCGCCGATCTCGACGAAGGCGTCGGCGGAGTTCTGCAGGGACTCGGGGTCGGTCCTGCCGTCCTTGCCGACGGCCGGGTCCTTGCCGTCGTTGTCGAGGAAGAGGTCCTCGATCCCCCGCGCCGCGTACTTCTCCGGCACCTTCAGCTGAGCCGCGATGACCTCGGTCAGCTTGTCCTTCATCGCCGGGTCGTAGAGGTCGTTGATCACCCGTTGGTAGGCCCGCAGGAAGCGCACCAACGCCTCCTCGTTGGCCTCTGCCCACTTCTTGCTCACGGTCAACGTGGAGGCGTTGATGGTGGGCGCGCCCAGGTCGACGCTGGTGTTACCGAAGTTCTTGAAACCGTCCTGGTCCTCGGCCTGGTAGTTCTGCGGGATGCCGAGCGTCGCGCCCTGGACCTGCCCGGCCTTGAGTGCCGCGTACCGCTTGCTGGTGCCACCGGCCGCGACGAACTTTATCTTGCTGGTGTCCACGCCCTTGGCCTCGAGACCTGCGCGGGCTGCGGCGGTGCTGATCGAGGCGAGCGAGGAGACGCCGTACGCCTTGCCCTCCAGCTGCTTGAGGTCGGTGATCTCCGGGGAGGTGACGACGTCCCAGATGGAGTTGTTGGCCGCCCCCA is from Mycobacteriales bacterium and encodes:
- a CDS encoding ABC transporter ATP-binding protein, with product MTMTMTPASGQTTSGGVTVRNVSKRFTSPKGELLTVLDDVSMDVRPGEFVAIVGPSGCGKTTLLRILQGLEEHDSGEVLVDSQPPGTVATGFVFQKASLFPWRTVQRNVAFGLDLNVLKGTPNRPPTKEQRRERVADLLRLTNLTAFADYYPSQISGGMQQRVNLARALAIQPPVLLMDEPFSALDAQTREKLQRDLQRVVAETHTTTVFITHDIREAIFQADRVLVMAANPGRFVKTYEIDEPHPRTAEFQQSDRLAELGREIWRLLHAPGSAQA
- a CDS encoding ABC transporter permease; translation: MTGDAEQVGAPPPTERRSDTGVVPTPTMPDQGPTPAPMVRKSRFTGAKRRSLVRGFVSVAVVLAAWEAAVRIFEPSTVIIVAPSAIPPAFWALAETGELWTHFRVSMKQFLLGYGLASALAIPLGLWMGASRRAHDYGDPWLTALYATPNVALAPLFIIWLGFGDVSHIAIIALVAFFPVIINTIDGVHAVERDLREVGIAFRANKREVFALVDLPGAMPYIFTGLRLAMARALVGIVVADLFGAQAGLGYLILTSAQLFATADVFVGVLILAALGVGLTWVLRVLQKKLTPWQIEVKAQV
- a CDS encoding N-carbamoylsarcosine amidohydrolase; this translates as MKIPEQYAETFDFYLNKGFASRVGFGRHPAVLVIDFIRGFTDERCPLASDLTSQLESTTELLAAARGKDVPVLFTTVSYDKELQEAGLWIRKIPSTGYLVEGSEWVELDERLGRQPGESLVVKKYASAFFGTDLVARLVSRGVDTLILVGCTTSGCVRASAVDACSLGFHTIVVQEAVGDRAELPHLASLFDIDAKYGDVVQLEDALDYLRRLEPR
- a CDS encoding FAD-binding monooxygenase translates to MTRLQFYLDGYRAGDPLIEPPHPHVAEQLDGLPEKADVVIVGCGPAGLVLAAQLAAFADIRTVIVDRRDGPLQVGQADGVAVRTVEMFEAFGLASRLVDEAYWVNEVSFWRPDPGDRTRITRTGRVQDVEEGLSEFPHVIVNQARMLAYLRDFMERSSSRLRPHYGLHATDVYVENDDSSGYPVTVTFQHLKELQDAGETSEIRAKYVVGCDGSRSAIRSAIGRELLGDATNQTWGVMDVLAVTDFPDIRLKCAIHSANQGNLLIIPREGGYLVRLYIELDPLHDREMLENREVTPEKLAVVANRILHPYTLEVKDVGWWSMYEIGQRLCDGFDDTPADEAASRLPRVFIAGDACHTHSAKAGQGMNVSMADGWNLGWKLASVLRGTARPELLRTYSDERHAVAQELIDFDREFARMFSSPPKESEQVLGAGGDTEEFQRYFVRQGRFTAGVATRYPPSMITGEATHQNLAKGFPVGMRFHSAPVVRLCDAKPMQLGHAARADGAWRLYLFADRGALAHRDSGIRRLCEFLASEASPIAAFTPAGADPDSVIDVRAVFQQGHRDLTLETTPAVLLPRKGRFGLVDYEKVFCPCPTAGDIFEVRGIDRDRGCMVVVRPDQYVAHVLPLEGHNQLDAFLSGVLLDVRRP
- a CDS encoding FAD-dependent monooxygenase, translating into MRADYVAGCDGGASTVRKQLGIGLHGRGSIGTLRQVFFRSDDLVDKVSRVVMARHFFVADRPSADLSEMGGWRSLRAGLRWVTMRADGPVSVSRAS
- a CDS encoding MFS transporter; the protein is MAVGPLGLFALIALGPLVTADLRLGPSQFGALATISFIVAAPSAWLLGRWVDRYSARTIIFSLLGTGVLSLVVLSAATSYRWLVAGVLLAGIAMSATNPVTNRLVSVQVGAGQRGAVMGVKQSGVQIAQLFIGLTLPSVAVLTGWRGALATTLTIVALGMVLTHRYVPAGRPPPPADGGDRTEQPLPHQVWLLLAYGFVSGAALQATIVHLPLFAFQEVSFSVAAAGLIVALLGGVGLLARVAWGRVTERSSDPRQVLVWMALGGATATCLLLAAAQWQAAWLVWSATVLTGATAVAGTVVVMTAAVRVVPPGSIGTASGLLAVGQYGGFALGPVSFGLLVEAASYASAWVVVAVVYAAAAAMVAVARFTTRATR
- a CDS encoding class II aldolase/adducin family protein produces the protein MTTVTIDSATAGTVGGGLPADPPAATALGAWVLGSQDQSDLVWGHLSLRDPDGRGVWMKSAGYGFEEMTPERIVLVDADGGVLAGEGRRHAEYPIHTEILAARPDVNCVVHTHSASAVALGATGAELLPVSHEGNFFVPPSIARFTVTGDLILTRELGRELAGTLGDRNAALMINHGLVVAAADLPTAVVATVLLDRACRTQLQAMSAGGVQHWSSEQESLAKRQHCYPPALIQQAWDYLVRGLAT
- a CDS encoding ABC transporter substrate-binding protein; this translates as MNRRVHRRWATRTAIAAVLALSVAACGGGAGTDAASPQQPEGSTGDPGAYDTSKPLKMKVGLQALVIQTSYPRLADALGYFEDENLEVELLTGEVTSNNVQALIGGSLDAYLGGPEALAANEQGADLIFVVGAANNSIWDVVTSPEITDLKQLEGKAYGVSSLASISTAAARAGLEAKGVDTSKIKFVAAGGTSKRYAALKAGQVQGATLGIPQNYQAEDQDGFKNFGNTSVDLGAPTINASTLTVSKKWAEANEEALVRFLRAYQRVINDLYDPAMKDKLTEVIAAQLKVPEKYAARGIEDLFLDNDGKDPAVGKDGRTDPESLQNSADAFVEIGALKSKIDPTKYIDESYLERAQQTLEDSPPK